The following DNA comes from Brassica oleracea var. oleracea cultivar TO1000 chromosome C5, BOL, whole genome shotgun sequence.
NNNNNNNNNNNNNNNNNNNNNNNNNNNNNNNNNNNNNNNNNNNNNNNNNNNNNNNNNNNNNNNNNNNNNNNNNNNNNNNNNNNNNNNNNNNNNNNNNNNNNNNNNNNNNNNNNNNNNNNNNNNNNNNNNNNNNNNNNNNNNNNNNNNNNNNNNNNNNNNNNNNNNNNNNNNNNNNNNNNNNNNNNNNNNNNNNNNNNNNNNNNNNNNNNNNNNNNNNNNNNNNNNNNNNNNNNNNNNNNNNNNNNNNNNNNNNNNNNNNNNNNNNNNNNNNNNNNNNNNNNNNNNNNNNNNNNNNNNNNNNNNNNNNNNNNNNNNNNNNNNNNNNNNNNNNNNGGGGGGGATCTATCTGCAGCAAACTAATAAATAGAATATGTGACAACAAGTTAGGTTTCGATCCCAATCAGGGGTCCCCTCTAGCTAGGGTTTGCCAATGGTCCCCCAAACACCAATTAAATTCAATTTAACTAACCAATTTATGGGAATGAAAGTTAAGTTAATGGAATGCTACAATACAATTACACACAGTCGTGGTCTTTGTTATCTACGGCAACAACAAAAACGATTCGACATTCTAACACCATTTCAAGATTAAACAACTTTGAAGAAGAATTCAATTTAGAATCGATCAGTTTTTCCAACGACAAGCATTTATTCAAATTTCAAATAGTAAAACCCCAAATCTCAGGAGAAAAAAAAAGTTTACCTAGAATCTTGGGGAGTGGAGTAAGTGAAGAAAATCGCTGATTGGAGAAGAAGCGTTTGACTAAGAGAGACAGTGAAGAGGAGGAGACAACATGTGTTAAATAAAACCGAAGGATTCGGAGCTTGTGGTTCAGGACAGGACTTCCGATAACTTCATCCTCACTGTGTCTTCTTCTCTTTTGTTTTGTCCTTTTTTTTCTCTCTCTTTCTTCTTCACCCTTTTGTTGCTGTTACTGTTTCGCTTCTTTTTTTTTTTTTTTTTTTTTTCATTTTTCATATTGGAATTAATTTATCAAATTGTTGTTTATCTGTGTCGCTTTTTGTTGTTGCTGTTACTGTTTCGCTTTTTCATGGTTGCAATACAATAAACGAGTAATGATGGAAACGGTAACAATTTACTGCAATTTGTTACTCCATTTATTTGCAGTATATCTTAAGTTAAAACTGTTGAAACGGTAATTAACCATCTTTTGTTAGTCAGTAGACTTTGTGGTAATTTTCTTGCAAGCGAAAAAAGATTTTAATCTTACGTATATGACTACGAAACTGTTACATATTAACAGAAGTGTATACATGTAAAATAAATGTATCATAGAGTTGATTTTAGTTAAAGATGCAGTTAATCAGTTAGATGGCAGTGAGATGGAGACCGGCGAATGGAAAAGATGAGGATGAGACATTGAAAGTGGTCATGGTTCCATCAACTCCAATGTGGCTCAAGTGCTTCACGTCCGTTGGAAACCCTATCTCCATCTCCCCTTCTCTTTCTTCCCTCTCCTCGTCTTCGTAACCTGGTCATGTAATGCATGTTAAAGGTAAGTAAAGCATGTGTCCCACATATTTATAGATTCAAAGCAATATCACCAAATATTAAGAAGATGATGAATCTAGTGACCAGTTTAATTCCGTTTTATCCAAAACAGCTTATAAAATTATATAGAGTGCTATATCATAATGTTATGAAAAGATAAATAAGAGTAGTGAGTAAAAAGGATATACAAATGAAAAAGTGAGAAAAACTCTTGAAGCTTCGAATTATTTTGTCTGAGATATTTGCATTGTTGTTATCCATCTTTGCGTCTTCTTTTTGAACCAAGAAGCCATTATCCTCACTTTCATCTTTTCCTTAGAAAACCAAAAAGGACAAACAAAGAAAAATCAGATGACGAATTAAAAGGGAAAAGAAAAAAAGAGAGTACGAGGTTTGGTGTGAGAAGAAGCAAGGTACTTTTGATGAGTTGGTTTGGTTTCTTGTGTTGATGTGTAGAATCAGCCACGGCGACGCCAGATTGCTTCGAGCACCCAAACGAAAACGGCAATACCACACATCGCTGCATCCGATCTTTCATCTCTTCTTTTTTTGGATGCTTCTTGCTTATGAAGTGATGCAATGCGTGAGCGAGAGGCATGAAATGATGGAAAAAGTTGGATTTTAGTAGGGGTTTTTATTTGCAATCTCGTGCGTGTATATGGCTTTGTAAGCAAGTTAGAATCATTCATTCCTTGAATTTGTTTCTTGTAATTCCTAACCCAATAGAACAATAATAGACAGAGAGAGTCATTATTGAGTATATTTGAGGCTGCTTTTAGTTGGCCAACAGTGCCACTTAACCTAATTTCTAGATTAAACATTCAGGATCCTTCTCAGTTC
Coding sequences within:
- the LOC106295154 gene encoding CRIB domain-containing protein RIC2-like; the encoded protein is MPLAHALHHFISKKHPKKEEMKDRMQRCVVLPFSFGCSKQSGVAVADSTHQHKKPNQLIKRKDESEDNGFLVQKEDAKMDNNNANISDKIIRSFKSFSHFFICYEDEEREEREGEMEIGFPTDVKHLSHIGVDGTMTTFNVSSSSFPFAGLHLTAI